The Erythrobacter sp. genome segment AGGGACAGCGGCTCTATTCCAGCGCCACCGGCAGCATTTTCGCCCCCCGCGAACGGAAGGCCCGCCCGCACGTGCTGCTGGCCGAAGCGGGCACCGGGATCGGCAAGACCTTGGGCTATCTCGCCCCCGCCTCGCTCTGGGCGACGGCGGCGCAGGGCACCGTCTGGGTCAGCACTTTCACCAAGAATCTCCAGCGCCAGCTGCGCGCCGAAAGCCGCCGTGCATGGCCCGAAGCACGCCCCGATGGCTCGCAGCCCGTAGTGGTGCGCAAGGGACGCGAGAATTACCTGTGCCTGCTCAATCTGGAAGACGCGCTGCAAGGCGGTTTCGGCGGGCGCGCGGCGATCCTCGCGCAACTGGTGGCGCGCTGGGCCGCCTACAGCCGCGACGGCGACATGATCGGGGGAGACTTGCCCGGCTGGCTCGGCACCCTGTTCCGCGCCCGCGCGATCCGCAGCCTGACCGACCAGCGCGGCGAGTGCATCTACGCAGGCTGCCCGCATTACCGCAAATGCTTCATCGAACGCAGCGCCCGCGCGAGCGCGCAGGCCGATCTGGTGATCGCCAACCATGCGCTGGTGATGGTCAATGCCGCGCGCGGGCGGGACCATGCGCAAAGGCCGACGCGGATCATCTTCGACGAAGGCCACCATGTGTTCGATGCCGCCGACAGCACCTTTGCTGCCGCGCTGACGGGTAACGAGGCAGTTGAACTGCGCCGCTGGATCACCGGCCCCGATCGCGGTTCCAAGGGCCGGCGGCGCGGGCTGTCGGCGCGGCTGGCGGACGTCGCCAGCTATGACGACGCTGGCGGTGCGGCGATCGAGGCGGCGCGTGATGCGGCATCGGCATTGCCGGGCGAAGGCTGGCTGGGGCGGCTGGGTGAGAACGCCCCCTCGGGCGAAATCGAAACGCTACTATCAGCCGTGCGGGCGGTGACCTACGCCCGCGATGAAAGCGGCGCAGCAGATGCGGGCTACGGGATCGAGACCGAGGCAGCGGGGCTGGACGGTGCCTTTGTCGAACGCGCTCAGACGGCCGCTCTGGCACTGACGGCGATCCGCCTGCCGCTCATCAAGCTCGGCGTGCGGCTGGAAGCGATGCTGGAGGACCCGCCCGACTGGCTCGACGGGCAGGGCCGCGCGCGGATCGAAGGCGCGCGCTTCTCGCTCGGCTGGCGGATCGATACGCTGGCGGCCTGGGAATCTCTGCTCAACCGGCTGGGCGGCCCGACCGATCCCGAATTCGTCGATTGGTTGGCGGTGGAGCGCAACGATTCGCGCGAATTCGATATCGGCCTGCACCGCCGCTTCCTCGATCCGATGAAGCCCTTCGCGCGCACCGTGCTCGAAGGCGCGCACGGGGTGATGCTCACCAGCGCGACCCTGACAGACCGCACCGAAAGCGGGCGCGACTGGGCCGAGGCGATTGCGCGTTCGGGCGCGCGGCACATCGACGTCCAGCCGCGTGTGACGCAGGCGGAAAGCCCATTCGATTACGCCAGCAATGCCGAAGTGCTGATCGTCACCGATGTGCGCAAGGGCGACCTCGCCGGACTGGCGGGAGCCTATGCGCGGATTATCGAGGCCAGCGGCGGCGGCGTGCTGGGGCTGTTCACCGCGATCCGGCGGCTGCGCGCGGTCCACGGACGGATTGCCGACCGGCTGGCGCGCGCAGGGCTGGCGCTTTACGCTCAGCATGTCGATCCGATCGACACCGGCACTCTGGTGGATATTTTTCGTGACGATCCGCGCTCCAGCCTGCTGGGCACCGATGCCCTGCGCGATGGGGTGGATGTGCCGGGCGAAAGCTTGCGCTGCGTGGTGATGGAGCAGGTGCCCTGGCCCAAGCCGAGCATCCTCCATCGGGCGCGGCGCGCCGCTGGCGGGGGATCGGCCTATGACGACCGGATTATTCGCGGCAGGCTGGCACAGGCATTCGGGCGGCTGATCCGCAGCCGCGACGATCGCGGGCATTTCATCGTCCTCTCGCCTGCATTCCCCTCCCGCTTGCTGTCGGCCTTTCCGCCGGGAGTGAAAGTGTTGCGGGTGACGCTGGATGAGGCTTTACAACGGCTGGCGGGCGGTGTTTCGTCTGCGCCGGTGGAACGGCAATCCCCGCAACCGCAAGAGGACATCGGCCTTTGAAACGTCTCGGCCTGCTGCGCCACGCCAAGTCCGACTGGGACGATATGTCCTTACGCGATTTTGATCGCGGGCTGAATGCGCGCGGGCGCAAGGGCGCCGCGCTGATGGGTGCGCATATCAGGGAAAGCGGGGCGAAGTGGAACATGGTGCTCGCGAGCCCTGCCGAACGGGTCAAGCGTACATTGGAAGCCAGCGGGCTAAGCCTGCCGACACGATTCGAGGAAGACGCCTATCTTGCCGATGCCGCCACGCTGATGGCGCTGCTGCGGACCCTCGATGACGAGTGCGGCGCAGTCCTGCTGGCGGCGCACAATCCGGGCCTGCAGGAACTGGCGATGGAGCTTGTCCCGGCCGATGCCGAGACGGCGCTGTTCAACGAGATCATGCAGAAATATCCCACCGCCGCCTATGCGGTATTCGAACTCGATATTGAAAGCTGGGCCGATCTCGCTCCGGAATGCGGCAAGCTGGTGCATTTCGCTCGCCCGCGGGATCTCGACCCGGCGCTCGGGCCGGAAAGTTAGTTCAGTGCGGCGGCCAGCCGGTCGCGGATAGCACGCAACTGCGTGGTGATTTCGGGAGGCGAATCGTCGGCCGGTCGCTGCATTGGCGCGGGCGCTTCGACCGCCGCAGAAGGGCCAGCCTGCAACGCCTTCTTCGCCCCTTTCAAGGTATATCCCTCGCGGTTGACCAGCCGGTCGATCGCCTCGACCATCGCCACATCCTCCGCTCGGTAGAGCCGCCGCCCGCCGCTGCGCTTCAGTGGCGTCAGCGAGGGAAACTGCGCTTCCCAGTAGCGCAGAACATGCGGCTTGATCCCGAAGGCCGCGGAAACCTCCCCGATGGTGCGCATTGCCCCATCGGCCTTGCCGTCGTCGAACAGCGGCCCGGCAGAGGAGGCATTTGCGGTCATGAAGCCTTGGCGATCTTTTCTTTCAGCTTGTGGCTGGCACGGAAGGTCATCACCCGGCGTGGCGTGATCGGCACTTCCACTCCGGTCTTGGGATTGCGACCGATGCGTTCCTTCTTGTCGCGCAGCACGAAGCTGCCGAAGCCGGAAATCTTGACGTTCTCGCCATCGGCCATGGCGCTGCACATCTTGGCCAAAATTGCTTCAACCAGATCGAGGCTCTCGGCGCGCGAAAAGCCCATCTTGTGATTGATGGTTTCGGCCAGATCGGCCCTTGTCAAAGTCCCTACGGATCGCATTGCATCCATCGCGTTCCCCTTCCCTGTTTTGTCCGACCCCCGAAGGTTATGAACAAGCGGGCCTGCGTTGGCAAGGATGACGACGCCTGAATTCAGGGAAAAATCCCCTGCGCAAACTACGCCCGCAGCAAGCAGGCGCCCCAGGTGAAGCCGCCGCCCATCGCTTCGAGCATCACCAGATCGCCCGGTTTGATGCGCCCGTCTTTCTTCGCCACGTCATAGGCAAGCGGAACGCTGGCGGCAGACGTATTGGCGTGGCGGTCCACCGTCACCACCACCTGGTCCATCGACAGGCCGAGCTTGCGCGCGGTGGCATCGAGAATGCGGGCATTTGCCTGGTGCGGCACCACCCAGTCGATATCCGCGGGCGTCATGCCTGCATCGGCGAGCACTTCGCCGAGCACCTCGGCAAGATTGACAACGGCATGGCGGAAAACCTCGCGCCCCTTCATCCTAACCTTGCCGACTTCGCCGGTGGTGGAGGGCCCGCCATCGACATAGAGCAGGTCGCAATGTGCGCCTTCCGCATGGAGGCGGGTGGCGATCACGCCGGGGCCGTCCTCGTCGACCTCCTGCGCCTCGATCACGAAGGCCCCCGCGCCGTCGCCGAACAGCACGCAGGTGCCGCGATCATCCCAGTCAAGAATGCGGCTGAACGTCTCCGCGCCGATCACGATGGCGCGCTTGGCCATGCCGGTGCGGATCATCGCATCCGCCGTGCCCAGCGCATAGAGGAAGCCCGAACAGACCGCCGCAACGTCGAAGACCGGGAAGCCGCGCCCGCCCAGGTTCGCCTGCACCGTGGTAGCGGTGGCGGGAAAGGTCCGGTCCGGTGTCGCGGTGGCGAGCACGATCAGGTCGACATCGGCAATCTTGCACCCCGCATCGGCCAAGGCCGCGCGCGCAGCATCGGTGGCAAGCGATCCCGTCGTCTCGCCGTCACCCGCGATGTAGCGCTGGGTAATGCCGGTGCGTTCGCGGATCCATTCGTCGCTGGTGTCCACCTGCTCCGCCAGTTCGGCGTTGGAGACACAGCGTGCGGGCAGGGCCGAGCCGGAACCGATGACGACCGAACGAATCACTTGGCAGCTCCTGCCCCGTTGCTCATCCCCGCGCCGATTTCCGCGAGATCGGCGGTGATCCGCTGGGTGATGTCATCCTCCAGCAGCCGCGCGCAGACATCGACGGCATTGGCCACGCCCTTGGCATTGGCACTGCCATGCGATTTCACGATCACTCCGTTGAGGCCGAGAAAGACCCCGCCGTTGTGGTTGTTCGGATCGAGATGGTGGCGCAGCAGCTCGGTCGCCGGGCGGCTGACGAGGAAGCCGATCTTGGACCGCAGCGAACTGGTGAAGGCCGTCTTGAGCAGGTCGGTGACGAACCGCGCCGAACCTTCGATTGCCTTCAGCGCGATATTGCCCGAAAAGCCGTCGGTCACCACCACGTCCACTTCGCCGCGGTTGATCTTGTCGGCTTCGATAAAGCCGTCGAACTGCATCGCCAGCCCGGTCGCGTCGGCAAGCTGCTGGCTGGCTTCGCGCAGGTTGTCGGTGCCCTTGATGCTTTCGGTGCCGATGTTGAGCAACCGCACGCGCGGCGATGCCTTGCCGGTGACGATCCGCGCATAGGCCGCGCCCATGATCGCGAACTGGATCAGGTTGCGGGCGTCGCAATCGGTGTTGGCCCCCAGATCGAGCATCACCACGTCGTTGTCGCCCAGCGTCGGCATCAGCCCGGCGAGCGCAGGGCGATCGATCCCCGGCATGGTGCGCAGGGCGAGCTTGCCCATCGCCATCAACGCGCCGGTGTTCCCCGCGCTCACGGCCGCGCCGCAATCGCCGCTTTTCACCGCTTCGATGGCGAGGCCCATGCTGGTGGTCTTGGCGCGGCGGATCGCGCGGCTGGGCTTCTCGTCGCCCGCCACCACGCCTTCGCAGTGGAGGATCTCGGAAGCGGAGCGCATGTTCGGGTGGTTGGCCAATACCGCTTCGATGCGGGGCTGGTCGCCTACAAGGAGAAAGCGGAACTTGTCATGCCGACGCCGCGCCAGCGCCGCGCCTTCGACCATCACGCGCACGCCTTCATCCCCGCCCATCGCATCAACGGCGATACGCGGAAGACTCATGTGCGAAATTCCTTATTCAGGCCGGAGACTTAAGCCTTGGGCTCGATCACCATGCGGCCGTTGTAATGGCCGCAGGCGTTGCACAGCATGTGCGGACGCTTCAGTTCGCCGCAGTTCGAGCATTCGTGGAAGGCTTCCACCTTCAGCGAATCATGCGACCGGCGATTGCCCCGGCGATGCGGCGAAACTTTTCTTTTAGGGACGGCCATGGCGGCACCTGATCCTTGAATTCGTTCAAAATCTGCTCGGATGCCGCACTAGGCGATACCCAACCCCCGCGCAAGCGCGGCGGAGAGGGAACCCTCTTGTGCGGCGGAGGGCGGCGCTATAGCGGGTTTTTGCCGCGTTGCAAGCACTCGCAGTCCTGCCTAGAGCAGCATCGGGCAAAGCGAGGGGAAGTCACTTGGAAGACATGCATATCAGCCTGATCAGCACTGCAGTTTCGGGCCTCATCGCGCTCTGGCTGGGGATTCGCTGCGGCAGGGTGCGGATGAAGGAAAAGGTGATGCACGGTGATGGCGGCAATGTCCTGCTGCTCCGCCGGATGCGCGCGCAGTCCAATTTCACCGAATATGCCCCCTTTGCGCTGGCGATGATTATCGTGCTCGACCTGACTGGGCATGACGGCTGGCTGCTCGGCCTGACCGCGCTTTCGTTCCTGATCGGCCGGGTACTTCACCCGCTGGGCATGGATGCCGAGGGGGAACACTGGGGCCGCATGATCGGGACGTTGCTGACGATGCTGACGCTGATCGTGCTATCGGGAATGGCACTGGTTGCGGTTTACCAGCAGTTCGGCTGATTACGCGCCAGAAATCGCCGCGTCGCCCACAAACGGATTGCTCGCGCGCTCGCGACCGAAGGTGCTCGTCGGGCCGTGGCCGGGGACGAAGGTGACGTCGTCGCCGAGCGGCCAGAGCTTCTGCGTGATCGCGTCGAGCAGGTCCTGGTGGTTGCCCATCGGGAAATCGGTGCGGCCGATGGAGCCTGCGAACAGCACGTCGCCCACAAAGGCGAATTTCGCCTCGCGGTGGAAGAACACCACGTGGCCGGGAGTGTGGCCGGGGCAGTGGATCACTTCGAGCTCCAGCTCGCCAACGGTCACCGTGTCGCCATCCGCCAGCCAGCGGGTCGGCTCGAACACTTCGCAATGCATGCCGAAGCGGGGACCGTCATCCTCCAGCTTGGCGATCCAGAAGATGTCGTCCGCGTGCGGTCCTTCGATCGGCAGGTTCAGCTCCGCCGCCAGCATTCCTGCCTGCCCGCAGTGGTCGGCGTGACCGTGGGTGAGGAGGATTTTCTCCAGCGTCACCCCGGCCCGCGCCACTGCATCCTTCAGCTTGTCCAGTTCCCCGCCCGGATCGACCAGCGCCCCGCGCATCGTCCTGGTGCACCAGACCAGCGAGCAGTTCTGCTGGAACGGGGTGACGGGCACGATGGCGGCGCGAATGGGGGAGCTTTGCGTCATGGAATGGCAAATGGCGGTGACGGGCGCGGCTTGCAAGCGTAGAGCTTTGCCGATGGACCAGCTCACCTATCGCGCGGCGACCGAGGCCGACCTGCCTTTTCTCGACGCGCTGGCAGCGGAAGACGAAATCGGCGCGGCGCGCGATCCGCTGCGGCCCGATCACGCTGAACAGGCGCTGGAAGGCCTGCGCGCGATTGCCGCCGATCCCAACCACACGCTCTACATCGTCGGGCATGCCGGAGCGCCGGTCGGCAGCTTCCAGCTGAGCTTCATCCCCGGCGTATCGCGCAAAGGTGCTTGGCGTGGCCAGATCGAGAATGTCCGGGTCCTGGCGGCCTCACGCGGGCACGGGATCGGCGAGGCAATGATGCGCTGGGCGATCGCGCGCTGCAAGGAACGCGGCTGCGGCGTGGTGCAGCTTACCAGCTACCGGACGCGGGATGCGGCGCACCGATTTTATGAGCGGCTGGGATTTGTGGGGACGCACACGGGGTTCAAGCTGCTGCTTTGGTGATCTTTTCGTCCGTTTGTATGCGCCTCTGCTTCTTTTCCGCGTCATCCATGAGAGTCAGGTATTCCCGAAACCCTTGGCGAATTTCTCGGAAGCCGAACACGCGACGCCCCTTCCACCGCGACAGCATCAGTCGCGCTTCTGGATGGCCAGCCTTGGCCGCCAATTCCAGTGTAGAACGCAAAGACCGCGCCATGGCTCGGGAAGGATTGCGCTGATAACGAAACAAGACCAACCAATAGGCCGCAGGCGCGTATCCGGCCGCAACACCCTGCTCAAGAATAGCATTCCACTTCTCGTCGTTGCCTTGCCGATAATGGAGTGCGGCAAAATCGACATAGGCGGAATTTGAGCCAGCAAGCAATGCTCGCGAATAGTAGCTCTCGGCCATTCTCAAGTCCTTCTGGACCCCGACCCCGTGTTCAAAATAGTCTGCGACGAGACGCATCGCCCATGCTGAACCAGCATCAGCCATCGACGTGTAGATCGCGAATGCCTTACCCCTATCGTTAGCCAAATAGCTGGCAGCAATCTCAGATTGCCGATGAATGGCTTCACCATCCCTTTGCCAGAGGTCCCAGTCGTTTGAGTTGTCACGCTCCCAGCTAGTAGAATACTCGCTAAAGGCATTGGGCCGCATCTCAGGCGGGCAATAGCGATCACACAACCATTTGCAGAGGCGGCACTTCATGCTTTCAGCGTAGCACAGCTGCGCGTTGTTCCCAATACATGCCCGTTTGGCCTCGACGCCTCTAACGCAGGAAAGGCGCCACTGACGGCGGCGCCTTATCCTGGTCGATCTGCGAAACTGGTGGTTCAGCAGTTTCCTTCTTCGCCATCGACGCAATCGCCGACCGATTCGACGTCCTCGACAGCTCCATCAACGGTGTTGCAAGCAGGGAGGAAAACAATTCCTCCACCAAGAGCAAGTATGGTCAGTAGTTTCTTCACGGTGTTTCTCCTTTACTGCCCCTGCTTGGATGGCCCCTCAGCGGCTATGGATTTTCAACGGAAGGTCGCTCTGATGGTTCCGACGAGATCAAAAGGCCCTCCTCTCGCGGCGCTCGCTGAGAAGCGGCAGGGCAAGCAAACAGGGCAAAACGCCGGAAGGAACGGCCTAAACCCGCCCGCTTTTCCAGACCACTCGGCCGATCACCTCGAACTCCTCCGCGCCCACCTGGATCGGCGGATAGGCGAGGTTCTGCGAGAGCAGGGCGAAGCGGCCTGCACCTTGGCTGGCGACGCGCTTGACCAGCAGGCTGTCGTCCAGCCGGACGACGTGGACACCGTCACGGAACGGCTGCGCGCGGCAATCCACCAGCACTTCGTCGCCTTCGCGAAGCAGCGGCTCCATCGAATCGCCAACCACGCGGATGGCGGAGAGGCGCGCCCCGTCGAGCCCGTGTTCGGCAAGCCAGCGGCGTGAGAAGGCGAAGGAATCGAACGCCAGTTCGCCCGGCCCGCTCGCCCCCGGCCCCGCGGAGGCATCGACATCGAGCCGGGGAACCTCGATCCAGTCGCGACTCGTTGCCGAACCATAGGATTTTTCCTGCGATCCACCGAGATCCGATTCTTCCAGCCCGAGAAATTGCGCCAGCCTGCGCCGGTCCTCCTCCTCAAGCTTGCGCGGACTACCTTTGGTAACATATTGCTGAAGATAGGTGCCATTACGCCCAATCATCCGCGACAGGGCCGCCAGGCTGCTGCCCCTCGCCCGCGCTGTCTGCACCAGTTTTTCGCGTGAGCCCATCGCCCGATCCCCTCATGGTGAACGGATTCTTCCTACGCCATGTATTTTTCCTAGACAAGTAGGATTTGCCGCGCTGTTTTATGGCCATCGAGTCGCTGGCTCGTCAGGTCAACCGCACGCCAAGGGGATTTTCACCCATGCTCATCCGCAAGATCGAAGTCTTCCTCCGCCATACGCGCATGCCGGCGACCAAGTTCGGCCGACTCGCCGCGCACGATCCCCGTTTCGTGCTCGATCTGCGCAACGGCCGCCTTCCCCGGCCTGAGACGGAAAAGAAGGTGGAACATTTCATGAACATTTATCGCGAGAACAGCAATGCGAATTGATCCTAAAGTCGTGCCGCCGTCCATCACCGCCAGGGCCCCGCGCAAACGCAAGGGCACCCGCGAGAGGCTGGCCGAGGCTCTGATCGCGCTGGCGCAGGGTCACGGGCGGATCGTAGCACACAGCGAGAAAAGCTGGGCCAGCATCACCTTTGCCGGGGCGCGGCACCGGGTGGAACTGGCTTTCGACGGCGCGGAGGCGGTGGAAGCGGGCGAGTGTTTCATCGCGTTCCTGCCGGAGCACGAATTCGCCATTCCCGGCCAGCTGGTGGCGGATGCGGCGGTGGTGGAAGTGGCCTCGGTGCTCGATCCGCCCCGGCTGTCGGTGGTGTGCGAAGTGCTGGTGCTGGAGGAGGGGTGATCAGTAGCCGCGCAGGAGATCGACCTGTGCTTCCAGCGGTTCGCCTGCACGGAACAGCGCGCAATTGCGCAGGAACCGGTCGGCGGCGCGGCGGCGGCTGGCTTGGTTTGGAATGCCGGACAGGTGCATGGTGATCTGCGTGTTGGCGCAGGTCCACAGCGGGTGATCGGGCGGCAGCGGCTCGGGATCGGTCAGGTCGAGGATCGCGCCGCCTAGTCTTTCCGATTGCAAAGCGGCGACCAGCGCGGGCTGATCGAGCACTTCGGCGCGGCCGAAATTTACCAGCACGGCTTCGGCTTTCATGGCCGCGAATTCCGCCGCGCCGAGCATTCCCGCACTTTCGGACGTATTGGGGAGGGTGAGCACGATCCAGTCGAAGAGGCCGAGCCGGTCGCGCCACTCATCCGGGCCGAGCGCGCCATCGCCCGCCCTGCTGCGCACCGGCGTGGTGGCAACGCCAAAGGGCGCGAGCATTGCCGCAATTGCCTGCCCGATCGCGCCATAGCCGATGATGAGCGCGCTCGTGCCAGCCAGCGCCCCGGCGGAGGGCGGTGCGGCCAGCCATTCGTGGCGATCCTGCGCGCGGACGATGTCGCGATAACCACGCGAGTGGGCGAGCATCGCCATCACCGCGAATTCCGCCACCTGCCCCGCCGCCAGCCCGGAGCCGCAGGAGAGCGCCACGCCCCGCTCGGCCAGTGCGGCGAGCGGCATCCAGTCCACTCCGGCGTAGGCGCTGGAAAGCCACCGCAGCTTGTCGGCACGGGCGATGGCTGCGAGTGCGGGGGCCTTCACGTGCATGTCGAACCAGCCGATTTCGGCATGGGGGGCGAGTTCGAGGAGTTGGGCTTCGTCAGCCCACCAGGTCGTGTCGAGCCATTCGGGCAGGCGGCCTTCGAGATCGGCCCGCGCCCCGGCGGGGAGGAGGGCCCTGATCAGAGTTTCCACTCCCAGCCGAGCGGATCGCCGTCCATCACCTCGACGCCTTGCGCCGCAAGCTCGTCGCGCAGGGCATCGCTTGTGGCGAAGTCCTTTGCGACCCTTGCTTCCTTCCGGCGAGCGAGAGCCTTTTCGATCTCCGCCTCGCCCACGGTCGCCGCCTTCGGCCGCAGCCGCAGGTCCGCCCGCTCCAGCGCAAACAGCCCCAGCCCCAGCACCGAGTCCATCGCTGCCACGGCTTCCGCCTTGTGGACCGGATCGACCTTTTTCATCGCCAGCAGTTCCTCGAGCACGGTCAACGCCAGCGGGGTATTGAGATCGTCCGCAATCGCTGCATCGAAGCGGGCGATCACCGGCATCAGCGTGCCGCCGGCTTCGACGCGCAGGTCGTGATAGGTCCAGCCATGTTCCGGTGCGGGCGGAACTTGATCGAGCGAAGCACGCAGGGCATCGACCGCCATCACCATGCGCTTCAACCGTGTCAGCGCAGCACCAAGCCCCTCCCAGGAGAACTCAAGCTCGCTGCGATAGTGCGCCTGCAGGCACATCAGCCGGTAAGCCAGCGGGTGATAGCCCTTGTCGATCAGCAATTGCAGCCGCAGGAATTCTCCCGACGACTTGCTCATCTTGCCCGAGCGTTCGACCAGGAAATTGTTGTGCATCCACATGCGCGCGCCGGAGTGGTCCGAGCAGGTGCGCGCCTGGTTCTGGGCGATTTCGTTCGGGTGGTGGATCTCGCGGTGGTCGATCCCGCCGGTATGGATATCGAAGGGGAAGCCGAGCAGCTTCTCGCCCATCACCGAACATTCGAGATGCCAGCCGGGAGCGCCCCGGCCCCATGGTGAATCCCATTCCATCTGCCGGGTCTCGCCCGGAGGCGTCCGCCGCCAGATCGCGAAATCGGCGGCGTGGCGCTTGCCTTGGACGCTTTCGATCCGGCCCTCACCCTCGTCTGTCACCGCACGGGCCAGTCGTCCGTAATCGGGCACGGTGGAGGTATCGAAGTACAGCCCGCCCTCCAGCTCGTAGCAGTGCTTGTCCGCGATCCCTTCGGCAAAGGCGATCATTTCGGCGATGTAGTCGGTGGCGATGGACCAGTGCGCAGGCTGGCGGATATTGAGCGCCCTGACGTCCGCCCAATAGGCCTCGGTGTAGTGCCGGGCGATGTCCCAGATCGATTGGGCGCGTTCGGCCGCCGCCTTCTCCAGCTTGTCCTCGCCCGCATCGGCATCGTCGGTCAGGTGGCCGACATCGGTGATGTTGATGACGTGGGTGAGCTTGTAACCCTTCCAGCTCAGGGTCCGTCCCAGCACGTCGGCGAAGACATAGGCGCGCATGTTGCCGATGTGCGGGTAATTGTAGACCGTCGGCCCGCAGGTATACACGCGTGCCTCGCCCGCATGAACGGGGACGAACGGCTCGATCTGGCGGGTGAGCGAGTTGAACAGCTTGAGGTCGGTCATGGGGCGGGAGGCTTAGGCGGGCCGCGGAAAACTGGCAATGGGCGGCTCAGAACAGCGCGTCGAGATCACGCGATCCGTGGACGACACGCACCACTTCCACTGTGCCGTCCGCAATAACGAACAGGACCAGGTATTTGCCATACAGAGCCGACCGCAGGCCGGGCCACAGATCGTCGCGTGAACGAAAGCTGCGTGGTCGAACCGCAATCGTCTCGATCCGGTCGATAATCTCGATGATAAAGGTTTCAGCCCGAAGTGGATTGTCCTGACGGATAAATGCACCAATCGAATCAAGATCGTCGATTGCGGCCTGGCGGATTCGAAAAGGAAGTCCGCTCATTCCGGCGGGACGCGATATTTCTCACGCAGTTCGGCGAGCGCGCTCCGCCCGTCGAGCAATTCGCTGGCAAGGCCTTCCTGAACCATAGCGCGCAAATGCGTTAGCGATGCCAGCCGCCGTTCCTGAAGATCGCTCCATTCGCGCAGCGCTTCGCGGACGATTTCGCTGGTGGTTACATACTCACCGTTGGCAACGGCTTCGCGAAGTTTGGCCGCCATCTCTTCCGGGAGAGTGACAGTCATGCGTTCGAGTTTGCTCATGGATCATACTTTATCATACGATCCGCACCTAGCCAAGTGTGAGGGAAAGGAGGTTGGCGGGAGGGTGGCGATCTTTCTTATTTTTCGGGGAACGTCCTGACGACCTCGATTTTCCCCACGATCGCCGCGTTGAAACCGGGCAAGTCCTCGGCAGGTATCCAGTACTCCTCGTGCGC includes the following:
- a CDS encoding MBL fold metallo-hydrolase, translating into MRAAIVPVTPFQQNCSLVWCTRTMRGALVDPGGELDKLKDAVARAGVTLEKILLTHGHADHCGQAGMLAAELNLPIEGPHADDIFWIAKLEDDGPRFGMHCEVFEPTRWLADGDTVTVGELELEVIHCPGHTPGHVVFFHREAKFAFVGDVLFAGSIGRTDFPMGNHQDLLDAITQKLWPLGDDVTFVPGHGPTSTFGRERASNPFVGDAAISGA
- a CDS encoding integration host factor subunit alpha encodes the protein MRSVGTLTRADLAETINHKMGFSRAESLDLVEAILAKMCSAMADGENVKISGFGSFVLRDKKERIGRNPKTGVEVPITPRRVMTFRASHKLKEKIAKAS
- a CDS encoding MerR family transcriptional regulator, with product MTANASSAGPLFDDGKADGAMRTIGEVSAAFGIKPHVLRYWEAQFPSLTPLKRSGGRRLYRAEDVAMVEAIDRLVNREGYTLKGAKKALQAGPSAAVEAPAPMQRPADDSPPEITTQLRAIRDRLAAALN
- the plsX gene encoding phosphate acyltransferase PlsX; protein product: MSLPRIAVDAMGGDEGVRVMVEGAALARRRHDKFRFLLVGDQPRIEAVLANHPNMRSASEILHCEGVVAGDEKPSRAIRRAKTTSMGLAIEAVKSGDCGAAVSAGNTGALMAMGKLALRTMPGIDRPALAGLMPTLGDNDVVMLDLGANTDCDARNLIQFAIMGAAYARIVTGKASPRVRLLNIGTESIKGTDNLREASQQLADATGLAMQFDGFIEADKINRGEVDVVVTDGFSGNIALKAIEGSARFVTDLLKTAFTSSLRSKIGFLVSRPATELLRHHLDPNNHNGGVFLGLNGVIVKSHGSANAKGVANAVDVCARLLEDDITQRITADLAEIGAGMSNGAGAAK
- a CDS encoding histidine phosphatase family protein, with the translated sequence MKRLGLLRHAKSDWDDMSLRDFDRGLNARGRKGAALMGAHIRESGAKWNMVLASPAERVKRTLEASGLSLPTRFEEDAYLADAATLMALLRTLDDECGAVLLAAHNPGLQELAMELVPADAETALFNEIMQKYPTAAYAVFELDIESWADLAPECGKLVHFARPRDLDPALGPES
- a CDS encoding MAPEG family protein produces the protein MEDMHISLISTAVSGLIALWLGIRCGRVRMKEKVMHGDGGNVLLLRRMRAQSNFTEYAPFALAMIIVLDLTGHDGWLLGLTALSFLIGRVLHPLGMDAEGEHWGRMIGTLLTMLTLIVLSGMALVAVYQQFG
- the rpmF gene encoding 50S ribosomal protein L32 encodes the protein MAVPKRKVSPHRRGNRRSHDSLKVEAFHECSNCGELKRPHMLCNACGHYNGRMVIEPKA
- a CDS encoding ketoacyl-ACP synthase III; the protein is MRSVVIGSGSALPARCVSNAELAEQVDTSDEWIRERTGITQRYIAGDGETTGSLATDAARAALADAGCKIADVDLIVLATATPDRTFPATATTVQANLGGRGFPVFDVAAVCSGFLYALGTADAMIRTGMAKRAIVIGAETFSRILDWDDRGTCVLFGDGAGAFVIEAQEVDEDGPGVIATRLHAEGAHCDLLYVDGGPSTTGEVGKVRMKGREVFRHAVVNLAEVLGEVLADAGMTPADIDWVVPHQANARILDATARKLGLSMDQVVVTVDRHANTSAASVPLAYDVAKKDGRIKPGDLVMLEAMGGGFTWGACLLRA
- a CDS encoding ATP-dependent DNA helicase, translated to MPSPLPQPVPLPALHASHSGSWLRAADGATRGVSKGEAVMAAADTPHLLLNAPLVATRLGYPDLSGLDLLELFAFVHPARFCVPTPKGMAHALGLAEPEDGADVPAFLQMAAGMLLARCEAADWPEREGAWSVLQSLAKLRWPWAQVIAPHIARPEKAEKWLFSRLPEWSESPERPQPGHVLIEEEAIHGQLARLTGEGAEAREGQRLYSSATGSIFAPRERKARPHVLLAEAGTGIGKTLGYLAPASLWATAAQGTVWVSTFTKNLQRQLRAESRRAWPEARPDGSQPVVVRKGRENYLCLLNLEDALQGGFGGRAAILAQLVARWAAYSRDGDMIGGDLPGWLGTLFRARAIRSLTDQRGECIYAGCPHYRKCFIERSARASAQADLVIANHALVMVNAARGRDHAQRPTRIIFDEGHHVFDAADSTFAAALTGNEAVELRRWITGPDRGSKGRRRGLSARLADVASYDDAGGAAIEAARDAASALPGEGWLGRLGENAPSGEIETLLSAVRAVTYARDESGAADAGYGIETEAAGLDGAFVERAQTAALALTAIRLPLIKLGVRLEAMLEDPPDWLDGQGRARIEGARFSLGWRIDTLAAWESLLNRLGGPTDPEFVDWLAVERNDSREFDIGLHRRFLDPMKPFARTVLEGAHGVMLTSATLTDRTESGRDWAEAIARSGARHIDVQPRVTQAESPFDYASNAEVLIVTDVRKGDLAGLAGAYARIIEASGGGVLGLFTAIRRLRAVHGRIADRLARAGLALYAQHVDPIDTGTLVDIFRDDPRSSLLGTDALRDGVDVPGESLRCVVMEQVPWPKPSILHRARRAAGGGSAYDDRIIRGRLAQAFGRLIRSRDDRGHFIVLSPAFPSRLLSAFPPGVKVLRVTLDEALQRLAGGVSSAPVERQSPQPQEDIGL